One Deinococcus multiflagellatus DNA window includes the following coding sequences:
- a CDS encoding GreA/GreB family elongation factor: MAQATRQVKLTREGYERLQKTLDQEMARLAEATRILQEQMETNSDTEDTGLEDAKREKMNIEARIDELEDTLARATVIEDHEHDGRIELGAIVVLANETTKKDMKVQVVSAAEATVTGGSLPRVSEDSPVGKELMGRKKGESFVVNLDNGKQMKYKVKSIEY, from the coding sequence GTGGCACAAGCGACCAGACAGGTAAAGCTCACGCGCGAAGGGTACGAGCGGCTGCAAAAAACGCTCGATCAGGAAATGGCCCGCCTGGCCGAAGCCACCCGGATTCTGCAAGAGCAGATGGAAACCAACTCTGATACCGAGGACACGGGGTTAGAGGACGCCAAGCGCGAGAAGATGAATATCGAGGCGCGCATTGACGAGCTGGAAGACACCCTGGCCCGCGCCACCGTCATCGAGGACCACGAGCATGACGGCCGCATTGAGCTGGGCGCCATTGTGGTGCTGGCCAACGAAACGACCAAAAAGGACATGAAGGTCCAGGTGGTCAGCGCCGCCGAAGCCACCGTGACCGGCGGCAGCCTGCCCCGCGTCTCTGAAGACAGCCCGGTGGGCAAGGAACTGATGGGCCGCAAGAAGGGCGAATCCTTTGTGGTGAACCTGGATAACGGCAAGCAGATGAAGTACAAGGTGAAGAGCATCGAATACTAG
- a CDS encoding ROK family transcriptional regulator — MLHDDPHSADTLDLAAIRARHTLLLLGLLWNRDLARVDIARDLGLSRSAISSIVTELISVGLVQEVGTRGSSGVGRKATLLNLNTRAAALLAVDLGASHARVDALDLHCRTLATQSVPHDIQAGPRATYALLHDLCHDVLRAARLNPAQVALVGVGIPGPVDHDTGRVVQPPNMPGWDGENVREALRTLLGLEVLVDNDANLGALAEARFGAHRGTQDLIYVKAATGIGAGVLLGGRLHRGTRGGAGEIGHISINEQGPVGRSGNPGSLESYAAAGVLLRLAEERRAAGVPSTLPTPVTLASLLTHANTDPLARAVWEEAGHHLGVAISTALNLFNPAAVVIGGRLSQAGEVLLSAVRASAQSRTMRINADRVRIDLGTLGGDAGVLGAGAMMLDSLFTPRGLPHLYGIARVNQSAHDLAASRAPPGLGPSDPAPTRSHFPPYGGVS; from the coding sequence ATGCTGCACGATGACCCCCACAGCGCCGACACCCTGGACCTCGCGGCCATCCGCGCGCGGCACACGCTGCTGCTGCTGGGGCTGCTGTGGAACCGTGATCTGGCCCGGGTGGATATTGCCCGGGATTTGGGCCTGTCGCGCAGCGCGATCAGCTCGATTGTCACGGAACTGATCAGTGTGGGGCTGGTGCAGGAGGTGGGCACGCGCGGCAGCAGCGGTGTGGGCCGCAAGGCCACCCTGCTGAACCTGAACACCCGCGCCGCCGCGCTGCTGGCCGTGGACCTGGGCGCCAGCCACGCCCGGGTGGACGCCCTGGACCTGCACTGCCGCACCCTGGCCACCCAGAGCGTGCCGCACGACATCCAGGCCGGGCCGCGCGCCACCTACGCCCTGCTGCACGACCTTTGCCACGACGTGCTGCGTGCCGCGCGCCTGAATCCGGCGCAGGTGGCCCTGGTGGGCGTGGGCATTCCGGGCCCGGTGGACCACGACACCGGCCGGGTGGTGCAGCCGCCCAACATGCCCGGCTGGGACGGCGAGAACGTGCGCGAGGCCCTGCGCACCCTGCTGGGCCTGGAGGTGCTGGTGGACAACGACGCCAACCTGGGCGCGCTGGCCGAGGCCCGCTTTGGCGCACACCGGGGCACCCAGGACCTGATTTACGTGAAGGCCGCCACCGGCATTGGCGCGGGCGTGCTGCTGGGCGGGCGCCTGCACCGGGGCACGCGCGGCGGGGCGGGCGAGATTGGGCACATCAGCATCAACGAGCAAGGGCCGGTGGGGCGCAGCGGGAACCCCGGCAGTCTGGAGAGCTACGCGGCGGCGGGCGTGCTGCTGCGCCTCGCCGAGGAGCGCCGCGCGGCCGGGGTGCCCAGCACGCTGCCCACGCCGGTCACCCTGGCCAGCCTGCTCACGCACGCCAACACCGATCCCCTGGCCCGCGCCGTGTGGGAAGAAGCCGGGCACCACCTGGGCGTGGCGATCAGCACCGCGCTGAACCTGTTTAACCCGGCCGCCGTGGTGATCGGCGGGCGGCTGTCGCAGGCGGGCGAGGTGCTGCTCTCGGCGGTGCGGGCCAGCGCCCAGAGCCGCACCATGCGCATCAACGCCGACCGGGTGCGCATTGACCTGGGCACCCTGGGCGGCGACGCCGGGGTGCTGGGGGCCGGCGCCATGATGCTGGATTCGCTGTTTACCCCCCGGGGCCTGCCGCACCTGTACGGCATTGCCCGCGTCAACCAGAGCGCCCACGACCTCGCCGCCAGCCGCGCGCCGCCCGGCCTGGGCCCCAGCGACCCCGCCCCCACCCGATCCCATTTTCCCCCGTACGGAGGAGTCTCATGA
- a CDS encoding ABC transporter substrate-binding protein, with translation MKKALMIAAALALTTSAAAAGKLEIFSWWSGDEGPALDALIKVYKQKYPSVAVDNATVSGGAGTNAKAVLKTRMLGGTPPDSFQAHAGQELIGTWVVANRMEDLSGLFKSEGWDKAFPKDLVRLISSKGGIWSVPVNVHRSNVMWYNPAKLKAWGVTVPKTWPEFLKTCSTLKAKGVAAPLVVGENWTQQHLWESVAIGTLGAKGWEDLWSGKLKFTDPRVVGVFTTFGKVMDCANKDASGLSWQQASDRVISGQSAFNIMGDWAAGYFTTTKKLAPNTGFGWAPAPGTTKTFVMLADSFGLPKGAKNRAEALNWLKVLGSKAGQDAFNPLKGSIAARTDSDLSKYNTYSRSAAADWKSNKIVGSLVHGAVAPESFMSAFGTVIDQYVASRNSSGAAAAAQQLAARAGIGK, from the coding sequence ATGAAAAAAGCCCTGATGATCGCCGCCGCCCTCGCCCTGACCACCAGCGCCGCCGCCGCTGGCAAGCTGGAAATCTTCTCGTGGTGGTCCGGTGACGAAGGCCCCGCCCTGGACGCCCTGATCAAGGTGTACAAGCAGAAATACCCCTCGGTAGCCGTGGACAACGCCACCGTGTCGGGCGGCGCGGGCACCAACGCCAAGGCCGTGCTGAAAACCCGCATGCTGGGCGGCACCCCGCCCGACTCCTTCCAGGCGCACGCCGGGCAGGAACTGATTGGCACCTGGGTGGTGGCCAACCGCATGGAAGACCTCAGCGGGCTCTTTAAATCCGAGGGCTGGGACAAGGCGTTTCCCAAGGACCTCGTGCGCCTGATTTCCAGCAAGGGCGGCATCTGGAGCGTGCCGGTGAACGTGCACCGCAGCAACGTCATGTGGTACAACCCCGCCAAGCTGAAGGCCTGGGGCGTGACCGTGCCCAAGACGTGGCCCGAGTTCCTGAAGACCTGCAGCACGCTGAAGGCCAAGGGCGTCGCCGCGCCGCTGGTGGTGGGTGAAAACTGGACCCAGCAGCACCTGTGGGAATCCGTGGCGATTGGCACCCTGGGCGCCAAGGGCTGGGAAGACCTGTGGTCCGGCAAGCTGAAATTCACCGACCCGCGCGTGGTGGGCGTGTTCACCACCTTCGGCAAGGTGATGGACTGCGCCAACAAGGACGCCTCGGGCCTCAGCTGGCAGCAGGCCAGTGACCGCGTGATCAGCGGCCAGAGTGCCTTTAACATCATGGGCGACTGGGCGGCCGGGTACTTCACCACCACCAAGAAACTGGCCCCCAACACCGGCTTCGGCTGGGCCCCGGCCCCCGGCACCACCAAGACCTTCGTGATGCTGGCCGACTCCTTCGGGCTACCCAAGGGCGCCAAGAACCGCGCCGAGGCCCTGAACTGGCTGAAAGTCCTGGGCTCCAAGGCCGGCCAGGACGCCTTTAACCCCCTCAAGGGCTCCATCGCCGCGCGCACCGACAGCGACCTGAGCAAGTACAACACCTACAGCCGCTCGGCTGCCGCCGACTGGAAGAGCAACAAGATCGTGGGTTCGCTGGTGCACGGCGCCGTGGCCCCCGAGAGCTTCATGAGCGCCTTTGGCACGGTGATTGACCAGTACGTGGCCAGCCGCAACAGCTCGGGCGCCGCCGCCGCCGCCCAGCAACTCGCGGCGCGCGCAGGCATCGGCAAGTAA
- a CDS encoding MFS transporter: protein MNAAPTPSVPLSWPLLATGAAAFFTLGVIQAMYGPAFGLFEARYGVSTATVGLIASAHFLGSACAPLPVGLLLRRLSARAGTSWSLLVLALGMVGVVLAPTWPLAVAAAAVGGLGLGGVSACMNAAYASVGARAVNLVNAVFGVGSLMSPLLVAGLGAGLAAPFLTVAALCAATFVVGRVWGVPEIVTRRPETAPARPGVQAGLLAALLVAYVGMEAGYGAWIVRYLTGHGVGGAALILSLFWGALTVGRVLTGVFGGRVAPHRLLLACAAALITLAALALVPAWAPVAFLGAGLALAPVFGTTLAWASQTLSARLVPLLLVAGSVGGVLAPAALGALLARFGLAAVPLGLGTLALLMGAFTLLARRGLRPGAAA from the coding sequence GTGAATGCCGCCCCCACCCCGTCCGTGCCGCTGTCCTGGCCCCTGCTGGCCACGGGCGCGGCGGCCTTTTTTACCCTGGGGGTCATTCAGGCCATGTACGGCCCGGCCTTTGGGCTCTTTGAGGCCCGTTACGGGGTGTCCACGGCGACCGTGGGCCTCATCGCCAGCGCGCACTTTCTGGGCTCGGCCTGCGCGCCGCTGCCGGTAGGGCTGCTGCTGCGCCGCCTCAGCGCGCGGGCCGGCACCTCGTGGAGCCTGCTGGTGCTGGCGCTGGGCATGGTGGGCGTGGTGCTGGCCCCCACCTGGCCGCTGGCGGTGGCGGCGGCGGCCGTGGGGGGCCTGGGCCTGGGCGGGGTCAGCGCCTGCATGAACGCCGCGTACGCCAGCGTGGGGGCGCGCGCCGTGAACCTCGTGAACGCGGTGTTCGGGGTGGGCAGTCTGATGTCGCCGCTGCTGGTGGCGGGCCTGGGCGCCGGGCTGGCCGCCCCCTTCCTGACGGTGGCCGCCCTGTGCGCCGCCACGTTTGTCGTGGGCCGCGTGTGGGGCGTGCCCGAGATCGTGACCCGCCGCCCCGAGACGGCGCCCGCCCGCCCCGGGGTGCAGGCGGGTCTGCTGGCCGCGCTGCTGGTGGCCTACGTGGGCATGGAGGCCGGTTACGGCGCCTGGATCGTGCGCTACCTGACCGGGCACGGCGTGGGGGGCGCCGCGCTGATTCTCAGCCTGTTCTGGGGGGCCCTGACCGTGGGCCGGGTGCTGACCGGGGTGTTCGGAGGCCGGGTGGCGCCCCACCGCCTGCTGCTGGCCTGCGCCGCCGCCCTGATCACCCTGGCCGCCCTGGCGCTGGTGCCCGCCTGGGCCCCAGTGGCCTTCCTGGGCGCGGGGCTGGCGCTGGCCCCGGTGTTCGGCACCACCCTGGCCTGGGCCAGCCAGACCCTCTCGGCGCGGCTGGTGCCGCTGCTGCTGGTGGCGGGTTCGGTGGGCGGGGTGCTGGCGCCAGCGGCGCTGGGGGCCCTGCTGGCCCGCTTTGGGCTGGCGGCGGTGCCACTGGGCCTGGGCACGCTGGCCCTCCTGATGGGCGCTTTTACCCTGCTGGCGCGGCGGGGCCTGCGCCCGGGGGCCGCCGCCTAG
- the lysS gene encoding lysine--tRNA ligase, which produces MSDVPPAPRPEGLHEQTVSRLNNLDAQVAAGFEAYPYSYARTHHARDVLAAHPGELESGQEWPEEVYALAGRVTLMRHMGKAAFADLNDEHGKIQLHFSKQDTDGFDATKKIDLGDIIGVRGFPFVTKTGQLTLRVTSWQPLVKSLHPLPSKFHGLQDEELRARRRYVDLMVNSESREVYRTRSRMLRFIRHFLDSRDFMEVEGPTLQVVPGGTEARPFKTFHNALGHEFSLRISLELYLKRLLVGGFERVYEIGRNYRNEGIDRTHNPEFTMLEAYFAYGDYNDMMKLVEQLLHDLVVELKGEPKLTYQGKELDFSLPFKRLDFVTALKEQAGLDFDPLDLVKLRQWSDERHPEFRKVPDYKLLDKLGGEYVEPLLQNPTFLTDMPLAISPLVKVHRERAGLAERADLYVAGFELAPIYSELNDALDQRARFEAQTARREAGDDEAHEQDEDFLLALEYGMPPTAGMGMGMDRLAMLLTDRDSIRDVLLFPLLRPEGTGGEGEKGEAEASAQ; this is translated from the coding sequence ATGTCCGACGTCCCCCCCGCGCCGCGCCCCGAGGGCCTGCACGAGCAGACCGTCAGCCGCCTGAACAACCTGGACGCGCAGGTTGCCGCCGGCTTTGAAGCCTACCCCTACAGCTACGCGCGCACCCACCACGCCCGCGACGTGCTGGCCGCCCACCCCGGCGAACTGGAAAGTGGGCAGGAATGGCCCGAAGAGGTCTACGCCCTGGCCGGGCGCGTGACCCTGATGCGTCACATGGGCAAGGCAGCCTTTGCCGACCTGAATGACGAGCACGGCAAAATCCAGCTGCATTTCTCCAAGCAGGACACAGATGGCTTTGACGCCACCAAGAAGATTGACCTGGGCGACATCATCGGCGTGCGGGGCTTTCCCTTCGTGACCAAAACCGGGCAGCTGACCCTGCGCGTCACCTCGTGGCAGCCGCTGGTCAAGAGCCTGCATCCCCTCCCCAGCAAGTTCCATGGCCTGCAGGACGAAGAACTGCGTGCCCGGCGCCGCTACGTGGACCTGATGGTGAACAGCGAGAGCCGCGAGGTCTACCGCACGCGCTCACGGATGCTGCGCTTTATTCGTCACTTCCTCGACAGCCGTGACTTCATGGAGGTTGAGGGCCCCACCTTGCAGGTCGTCCCTGGCGGCACCGAGGCCCGGCCTTTCAAGACCTTCCACAACGCCCTGGGCCACGAGTTCAGCCTGCGCATCAGCCTGGAGCTGTACCTCAAGCGGCTGCTGGTGGGCGGCTTCGAGCGCGTGTACGAGATTGGCCGCAACTACCGCAACGAGGGCATTGACCGCACCCATAACCCGGAATTCACCATGCTGGAGGCGTATTTCGCCTACGGCGACTACAACGACATGATGAAGCTGGTCGAGCAGCTGTTGCACGACCTCGTGGTGGAACTGAAAGGTGAGCCGAAGCTGACGTACCAGGGCAAGGAACTGGATTTCTCGCTGCCCTTCAAGCGCCTGGATTTCGTGACGGCGCTGAAGGAGCAGGCCGGGCTGGACTTTGATCCGCTGGATCTGGTCAAGCTGCGGCAGTGGAGCGACGAGCGCCACCCCGAGTTCCGCAAGGTGCCGGACTACAAGCTGCTGGACAAGCTGGGCGGCGAGTACGTGGAACCTCTGCTGCAAAACCCCACCTTCCTGACCGACATGCCGCTGGCGATCAGCCCGCTGGTGAAGGTGCACCGCGAGCGCGCTGGGCTGGCCGAACGCGCCGACCTGTACGTGGCGGGCTTTGAGCTGGCCCCCATCTACTCCGAGCTGAACGACGCCCTGGACCAGCGCGCCCGCTTTGAGGCCCAAACAGCCCGCCGTGAAGCCGGTGACGACGAGGCCCACGAGCAGGACGAGGATTTCCTGCTGGCCCTGGAATACGGCATGCCCCCCACGGCCGGCATGGGCATGGGCATGGACCGCCTCGCCATGCTGCTCACCGACCGCGATTCCATCCGCGACGTGCTGCTCTTCCCCCTGCTGCGCCCTGAGGGCACGGGCGGGGAAGGGGAGAAGGGCGAGGCTGAAGCCAGCGCCCAGTAG
- a CDS encoding ATP-binding protein, with the protein MTIPEPPPVFVVTAEPARAQALRPLLPRANVRQISDAETLLREAHVTPPDVALLYTDTPGVPLHQVLPMLRQRAELAGTYWLAVGSRGLGEMLGAGVDALISEATPPQAMAVQVQTLLARAQQHRDAQARVASLQRRLDTWEHEERVRDQLVHMLVHDLKNPIAAVMGLLEIVQEDPRVPEDNRDLLKVARDETQHLLHLAVNMLDVRKIQAGKMNLRRELMFTPMFREVVELACGDVGSGLRDRHLRVDVEQDLSPASADPEILRRVLANLISNALKHTMTGGLIAVAVRGLGDSVQVTVRDDGEGIPEDDIPNLFAAFEQSRLTLHGRFDTGMGLAFCKLAVEEHGGKIWVESVRGQGATFFFTLPLAADNDDDDFAELV; encoded by the coding sequence ATGACGATTCCCGAACCCCCACCCGTGTTCGTTGTGACGGCGGAACCGGCGCGGGCGCAGGCCTTGCGGCCACTGCTGCCCCGTGCCAACGTCCGCCAGATCAGCGACGCCGAAACGCTGCTGCGTGAAGCGCATGTCACCCCCCCCGATGTCGCGCTGCTGTACACCGACACGCCCGGCGTGCCGCTGCATCAGGTGCTGCCCATGCTGCGCCAGCGCGCCGAACTGGCCGGCACCTACTGGCTGGCGGTGGGTTCGCGCGGGCTGGGCGAGATGCTGGGCGCGGGGGTGGACGCCCTGATCAGTGAAGCCACCCCGCCCCAGGCGATGGCGGTGCAGGTGCAGACCCTGCTGGCCCGCGCGCAGCAGCACCGCGACGCCCAGGCCCGCGTGGCCTCGCTGCAGCGCCGCCTGGACACCTGGGAGCACGAGGAACGGGTGCGCGACCAGCTGGTGCACATGCTGGTGCACGACCTGAAAAACCCCATCGCGGCAGTCATGGGCCTGCTGGAAATCGTGCAGGAAGACCCCCGGGTGCCCGAAGACAACCGCGACCTGCTGAAGGTGGCCCGCGACGAAACCCAGCACCTGCTGCACCTCGCCGTGAACATGCTGGACGTGCGCAAGATCCAGGCGGGCAAGATGAACCTGCGCCGGGAGCTGATGTTCACCCCCATGTTCCGCGAGGTGGTGGAACTGGCCTGCGGTGACGTGGGCAGCGGCCTGCGTGACCGCCACCTGCGCGTGGACGTGGAACAGGACCTGAGCCCCGCCAGCGCCGACCCCGAGATTCTGCGCCGCGTGCTGGCCAACCTGATCAGCAACGCGCTGAAACACACCATGACGGGCGGCCTGATCGCTGTGGCGGTGCGCGGCCTGGGCGACAGCGTGCAGGTCACCGTGCGCGACGACGGCGAGGGCATTCCCGAAGACGACATTCCCAACCTGTTTGCCGCCTTCGAGCAGTCCCGCCTGACCCTGCACGGCCGCTTTGACACCGGCATGGGGCTGGCCTTCTGCAAACTGGCTGTGGAAGAGCACGGCGGCAAGATCTGGGTGGAATCGGTGCGCGGCCAGGGGGCCACCTTCTTCTTCACCCTACCCCTCGCCGCCGACAACGACGACGACGATTTTGCCGAACTGGTGTAG
- a CDS encoding NADH-quinone oxidoreductase subunit A yields the protein MLLVSLGIGIVAVLASALLGPKRRGSRTKLMAYESGNDPEGGVGTGQRFPVHFYLVAMLFIIFDIETAFFYPLAVAYQKLIPFAFFEAITFVGLLLVGYVYILKKRVLEWN from the coding sequence ATGCTGCTCGTGTCGCTGGGCATCGGCATTGTTGCCGTGCTGGCCAGCGCCCTTCTGGGCCCCAAACGCCGGGGCAGCCGCACCAAGCTCATGGCCTACGAAAGCGGCAACGACCCCGAAGGTGGGGTGGGCACCGGCCAGCGCTTCCCGGTGCATTTCTATCTGGTCGCCATGCTGTTCATCATCTTCGACATCGAGACGGCGTTCTTTTACCCGCTGGCGGTGGCCTACCAGAAGCTGATTCCCTTCGCGTTCTTCGAGGCGATCACCTTCGTGGGGCTGCTGCTGGTGGGCTACGTCTACATCCTGAAGAAGCGGGTGCTGGAATGGAACTAA
- a CDS encoding carbohydrate ABC transporter permease: MKGLSKDRLWSVAVLLPSVLLIAVFVYGFIARSVYVSMTDWGNDPTQALALDPVIRFIGLANYQDLFTGFLQGRFRQELVSTVFFTAFFILGCLGLGLGLALILDRNPRGEGLWRTIFLFPMSLSFIVTGTIWRWMLQPGGGVNQAPTLFGGQPSTFPWLSSTEAIWKFDWNKLPLLTATVVAVVLIVVAVRALRAGDRRRTLVAALCAALLLGWALFVAPNLKLLPAPELHGFNLALIGIIIAAVWQMSGYTMALYLAGLRGIPEELREAAKVDGAGDLGMYRHVIFPLLAPISLSAMIVLGHISLKIFDLVYAMSGPDNINTSVPALNMYLTSFRQNQFALGAAIGTILLVLVAFVIVPYLASQFRGEEGHA, from the coding sequence ATGAAAGGCCTGAGTAAAGACCGTCTGTGGTCGGTCGCCGTATTGCTGCCCAGCGTTCTGCTGATCGCGGTGTTTGTGTACGGGTTTATCGCGCGCAGTGTGTACGTCAGCATGACCGATTGGGGCAACGACCCCACGCAGGCGCTGGCGCTGGACCCGGTGATCCGCTTTATCGGGCTGGCGAACTACCAGGACCTGTTTACCGGCTTTCTGCAGGGCCGTTTCCGGCAGGAACTGGTGAGCACGGTGTTTTTCACCGCCTTTTTCATCCTGGGCTGCCTGGGCCTGGGGCTGGGGCTGGCGCTGATCCTGGACCGCAACCCCCGGGGCGAGGGGCTGTGGCGCACCATTTTCCTGTTTCCCATGAGCCTCTCGTTCATTGTGACCGGCACCATCTGGCGCTGGATGCTGCAGCCCGGCGGCGGCGTGAACCAGGCCCCCACGCTGTTTGGTGGTCAACCCAGCACCTTTCCTTGGCTCAGCAGCACCGAGGCGATCTGGAAGTTCGACTGGAACAAGCTGCCGCTGCTGACCGCCACTGTTGTGGCCGTGGTGCTGATCGTGGTGGCGGTGCGGGCCCTGCGCGCCGGGGACCGCCGCCGCACGCTGGTGGCCGCCCTGTGCGCCGCGCTGCTGCTGGGCTGGGCGCTGTTCGTGGCGCCCAACCTGAAACTGCTGCCTGCCCCGGAACTCCACGGCTTTAACCTCGCCCTGATCGGCATCATCATCGCCGCTGTGTGGCAGATGAGCGGCTACACCATGGCGCTGTATCTGGCCGGCCTGCGCGGCATCCCCGAGGAACTGCGCGAGGCCGCCAAGGTGGACGGCGCCGGTGACCTGGGCATGTACCGCCACGTCATTTTCCCGCTGCTGGCGCCCATCAGCCTGTCCGCCATGATCGTGCTGGGGCACATCAGCCTGAAGATTTTTGACCTTGTGTACGCCATGTCGGGGCCCGACAACATCAACACCAGCGTGCCCGCCCTGAACATGTACCTCACCAGCTTCCGCCAGAACCAGTTCGCCCTGGGCGCGGCGATTGGCACCATCCTGCTCGTGCTGGTGGCGTTCGTGATCGTGCCGTATCTGGCCTCGCAGTTCCGGGGCGAGGAGGGACACGCGTGA
- a CDS encoding IS4 family transposase encodes MKPPGSRPPHDPLQTALRSAFPLDARRLTVFTALVLAVIQARTVVVYSLKTHVALPGSLTARYQRLCRFVWFSFPEGLFSRFALSFLPEGPVDLILDRTNWRLGQQDVNILLLSAVWNGFSLPLMWTLLPHGGASDSRARESLVARFLTLCPGLRVRCLLADREFIGQHWFRFLDQHGIAPCIRLPARATIGKHRLPVWAVFKNLQVGEVRVWRRQTLIYGVSLRGAATKNAAGETLYLAYRGHVGPNLRRYAGRWQAENLHAALKTRGFNLEDTGLTRAERVSTLLTVVSVAFVWACVTGELLAARTKVKIKSHGHRAVSVFRLGLDHLQDLLLHPSPSSWRTLLTLMPRFEE; translated from the coding sequence ATGAAACCCCCGGGAAGTCGACCCCCTCACGATCCCTTGCAGACTGCCCTGCGGTCTGCCTTTCCTCTTGATGCCCGCCGCCTGACGGTCTTCACGGCCCTGGTCCTGGCGGTCATCCAGGCGCGCACGGTCGTCGTGTACAGCCTCAAAACCCACGTGGCGTTGCCAGGATCGCTCACGGCCCGATACCAGCGCCTGTGTCGCTTCGTCTGGTTTTCCTTCCCAGAGGGGTTGTTTTCCCGCTTTGCCCTCTCCTTCCTGCCCGAAGGCCCCGTGGATCTGATCCTGGACCGGACGAACTGGAGATTGGGGCAGCAGGACGTGAACATCCTGCTGCTCTCCGCCGTGTGGAACGGGTTCAGCCTGCCCCTGATGTGGACGCTACTCCCACACGGGGGCGCTAGTGATTCCCGTGCCCGGGAATCGCTCGTGGCGCGTTTCCTGACGCTGTGCCCAGGTCTCCGGGTCCGGTGCCTCCTGGCCGATCGCGAGTTTATCGGCCAGCACTGGTTTCGGTTTCTTGACCAGCACGGCATCGCGCCGTGCATTCGACTCCCGGCACGCGCCACCATCGGGAAACACCGCCTCCCAGTCTGGGCCGTGTTCAAAAATCTCCAGGTGGGTGAAGTGCGGGTCTGGCGGCGCCAGACCCTGATCTACGGCGTGTCCCTCCGAGGCGCCGCGACGAAGAACGCGGCCGGAGAGACGCTGTACCTCGCGTACCGGGGGCACGTGGGACCGAATCTCCGACGGTACGCAGGCCGCTGGCAGGCTGAGAACCTGCACGCCGCCCTGAAGACCAGGGGCTTCAACCTGGAGGACACGGGCCTGACCCGCGCGGAGCGGGTGTCCACCCTGCTGACGGTCGTCAGCGTGGCGTTCGTCTGGGCCTGCGTGACGGGAGAACTGCTGGCGGCGCGGACCAAGGTCAAGATCAAAAGTCACGGACACCGTGCTGTGTCCGTGTTCCGACTCGGCCTGGACCATCTCCAGGATCTCCTGCTTCACCCGTCCCCGTCGTCCTGGCGCACCTTGCTGACCCTCATGCCACGTTTTGAAGAGTAG
- a CDS encoding carbohydrate ABC transporter permease yields MTTTLPTHTAPAAAPRKPLRPGRVVMYALLVLAALFFLIPVYLLFATALKSPDAIAEATTWHWPSVLNWGSFRDAWAKIGGNMLNSVFLAVVATLLSAVLGSLNGYALSKWKFRGANTLFALMLFGMFIPYQAVLIPLFQFVESVKWAPIDLGFVTIPGFQLYGSIWALILTHVVYGIPITTLIFRNFYADVPDALIEAATIDGAGFWQIYGKVIFPISIPGFVVVIIWQFTQVWNEFLFAATLTNTSSQPVTYALSQLAGGQAVSWNLPMAGAILAALPTLLVYILLGRYFVRGLLAGSVKG; encoded by the coding sequence ATGACCACCACCCTGCCCACCCACACCGCCCCGGCGGCGGCTCCCCGCAAACCGCTGCGTCCGGGCCGCGTGGTGATGTACGCCCTGCTGGTGCTGGCCGCGCTGTTTTTCCTGATTCCGGTGTATCTGCTGTTTGCCACGGCCCTGAAAAGCCCGGACGCCATTGCCGAAGCTACCACCTGGCACTGGCCCAGCGTGCTGAACTGGGGCAGCTTCCGCGACGCCTGGGCCAAGATTGGCGGCAACATGCTCAACAGCGTGTTTCTGGCGGTGGTGGCCACCCTGCTCAGCGCCGTGCTGGGCAGCCTGAACGGCTACGCCCTGAGCAAATGGAAGTTCCGGGGCGCCAACACCCTGTTCGCCCTGATGCTCTTCGGCATGTTCATTCCGTACCAGGCCGTGCTGATTCCGCTGTTCCAGTTCGTCGAGTCCGTCAAATGGGCGCCCATCGATCTGGGCTTTGTCACGATTCCAGGCTTTCAGCTGTACGGCAGTATCTGGGCCCTCATCCTGACCCATGTGGTGTACGGCATTCCCATCACCACGCTGATTTTCCGCAACTTCTACGCCGATGTGCCTGACGCCCTGATTGAAGCCGCCACCATTGACGGCGCGGGCTTCTGGCAGATCTACGGCAAGGTGATCTTCCCCATCAGCATTCCGGGCTTCGTGGTGGTGATCATCTGGCAGTTCACGCAGGTGTGGAACGAGTTCCTGTTTGCCGCCACCCTGACGAACACCAGTTCGCAGCCCGTGACCTACGCCCTGTCGCAGCTGGCGGGGGGGCAGGCGGTCAGCTGGAACCTGCCCATGGCCGGCGCCATTCTGGCCGCGCTGCCCACGCTGCTGGTGTACATCCTGCTGGGCCGGTACTTCGTGCGCGGCCTGCTGGCCGGGAGCGTGAAGGGGTAG